The Pogona vitticeps strain Pit_001003342236 chromosome 6, PviZW2.1, whole genome shotgun sequence genome contains a region encoding:
- the LOC110087902 gene encoding uncharacterized protein LOC110087902 — protein MGLLLSRIQDALQSFYGMNARILLVGLDAAGKTTLLYKLKLNETVTTIPTVGFNVETLQPIKNITFTMWDVGGQDRIRTLWRHYYTNTDGIVFMVDSVDSERFEKARLELEGILDTREMEGVPLLLLANKQDLPGAWPPMEVAEKMRLREMRWHRWHVQGCCAVSGDGIPEAMEKLSEMVKQYHNAKGK, from the coding sequence ATGGGGCTTCTACTCAGCCGGATTCAAGATGCTTTGCAGAGTTTCTACGGGATGAATGCTCGTATTCTCCTGGTGGGCCTGGACGCAGCTGGCAAAACAACCCTCCTTTACAAGCTGAAGTTGAATGAAACGGTGACAACTATTCCCACCGTAGGCTTCAATGTGGAGACATTACAGCCCATCAAGAACATCACTTTCACCATGTGGGACGTGGGTGGTCAAGATCGGATCAGGACCCTGTGGAGACATTACTATACCAATACAGATGGGATTGTTTTCATGGTGGACAGCGTAGACTCTGAGCGGTTTGAGAAGGCCAGGCtggagctggaaggaatcctggATACCAGAGAGATGGAAGGAGTGCCTTTGTTGCTGCTAGCCAACAAACAAGATTTGCCTGGAGCATGGCCCCCCATGGAGGTGGCAGAAAAAATGAGACTAAGGGAGATGCGGTGGCACAGGTGGCACGTGCAAGGCTGCTGTGCTGTGAGTGGAGACGGCATCCCTGAAGCAATGGAGAAGCTCTCTGAGATGGTGAAGCAGTACCACAACGCCAAAGGCAAATAG